One stretch of Pongo abelii isolate AG06213 chromosome Y, NHGRI_mPonAbe1-v2.0_pri, whole genome shotgun sequence DNA includes these proteins:
- the ZBED1 gene encoding E3 SUMO-protein ligase ZBED1 has translation MENKSLESSQTDLKLVAHPRAKSKVWKYFGFDTNAEGCILQWKKIYCRICMAQIAYSGNTSNLSYHLEKNHPEEFCEFVKSNTEQMREAFATAFSKLKPESSQQPGQDALAVKAGHGYDSKKQQELTAAVLGLICEGLYPASIVDEPTFKVLLKTADPRYELPSRKYISTKAIPEKYGAVREVILKELAEATWCGISTDMWRSENQNRAYVTLAAHFLGLGVPNCLSVGSRCLKTFEVPEENTAETITRVLYEVFIEWGISAKVFGATTNYGKDIVKACSLLDIAVHMPCLGHTFNAGIQQAFQLPKLGALLSRCRKLVEYFQQSAVAMYMLYEKQKQQNVAHCMLVSNRVSWWGSTLAMLQRLKEQQFVIAGVLVEDSNNHHLMLEASEWATIEGLVELLQPFKQVAEMLSASKYPTISMVKPLLHMLLNTTLNIKETDSKELSMAKEVIAKELSKTYQETPEIDMFLNVATFLDPRYKRLPFLSAFERQQVENRVVEEAKGLLDKVKDGSYRPAEDKIFPVPEEPPVKKLMRTSTPPPTSVINNMLAEIFCQTGGVEDQEEWHAQVVEELSNFKSQKVLGLNEDPLKWWSDRLALFPLLPKVLQKYWCVTATRVAPERLFGSAANVVSAKRNRLAPAHVDEQVFLYENARSGAEAEPEDQDEGEWGLDQEQVFSLGDGVSGGFFGIRDSSFL, from the coding sequence ATGGAGAATAAAAGCCTGGAGAGCTCCCAGACAGACCTGAAGCTGGTGGCCCACCCCCGCGCCAAGAGCAAGGTGTGGAAGTATTTCGGCTTCGACACCAACGCCGAGGGATGCATCCTGCAGTGGAAGAAAATCTACTGCCGCATCTGCATGGCCCAGATTGCCTACTCCGGAAACACCTCCAACCTGTCCTACCACCTGGAGAAGAACCACCCCGAGGAATTCTGCGAGTTCGTCAAGAGCAACACGGAGCAGATGCGTGAGGCCTTTGCCACCGCCTTCTCCAAGCTGAAGCCCGAGTCGTCCCAGCAGCCCGGGCAGGACGCGCTGGCCGTCAAGGCCGGCCACGGCTATGACAGCAAGAAGCAGCAGGAACTGACGGCCGCCGTGCTGGGCCTCATCTGCGAGGGGCTGTACCCGGCCTCCATCGTGGATGAGCCCACCTTCAAGGTGCTGCTGAAGACGGCCGACCCCCGGTACGAGCTGCCCAGCCGGAAGTACATCTCCACCAAGGCCATCCCTGAGAAGTACGGGGCCGTCCGGGAGGTGATCCTGAAGGAGCTGGCCGAGGCCACCTGGTGTGGCATCTCCACCGACATGTGGAGGAGTGAGAACCAGAACCGCGCCTACGTCACGCTGGCCGCTCACTTCCTGGGCCTGGGCGTCCCCAACTGCCTGTCCGTGGGCTCCCGCTGCCTGAAGACCTTCGAGGTGCCCGAAGAGAACACAGCGGAGACCATTACGCGGGTGCTCTATGAGGTCTTCATCGAGTGGGGCATCAGCGCCAAGGTCTTCGGGGCCACCACCAACTACGGCAAGGACATCGTGAAGGCGTGCTCCCTGCTGGACATCGCCGTGCACATGCCCTGCCTGGGCCACACCTTCAATGCCGGCATCCAGCAGGCCTTCCAGCTCCCGAAGCTGGGGGCGCTGCTGTCGCGCTGTCGCAAACTGGTGGAATACTTCCAGCAGTCTGCCGTGGCCATGTACATGCTCTAtgagaagcagaagcagcagaacGTGGCCCACTGCATGCTGGTGAGCAACCGCGTCTCCTGGTGGGGGAGCACGCTGGCCATGCTGCAGCGCCTCAAGGAGCAGCAGTTCGTCATCGCCGGGGTCCTGGTGGAGGACAGCAACAACCACCACCTCATGCTGGAGGCCAGCGAGTGGGCCACCATCGAGGGGCTGGTCGAGCTCCTGCAGCCCTTCAAGCAGGTGGCCGAGATGCTGTCGGCCTCCAAGTACCCCACCATCAGCATGGTGAAGCCGCTGCTGCACATGCTCCTCAACACCACGCTCAACATCAAGGAGACTGACTCCAAGGAGCTCAGCATGGCCAAGGAGGTCATCGCCAAGGAGCTTTCCAAGACCTACCAGGAGACGCCCGAGATTGACATGTTTCTCAACGTCGCCACCTTCCTGGACCCCCGCTACAAGAGGCTgcccttcctctctgccttcgAGCGGCAGCAGGTGGAGAACCGCGTGGTGGAAGAGGCCAAGGGCCTGCTGGACAAGGTCAAAGACGGCAGCTACCGGCCGGCCGAGGACAAGATATTCCCAGTGCCTGAGGAGCCTCCCGTAAAGAAGCTCATGCGGACGTCCACGCCTCCGCCCACCAGCGTCATCAACAACATGCTGGCCGAGATCTTCTGCCAGACAGGCGGCGTGGAGGACCAGGAAGAGTGGCATGCCCAGGTGGTGGAGGAGCTGAGCAACTTCAAGTCCCAGAAGGTGCTTGGCCTCAACGAAGACCCCCTCAAGTGGTGGTCAGACCGCCTGGCCCTCTTCCCCCTGCTGCCCAAGGTGCTGCAGAAGTACTGGTGCGTGACGGCCACGCGCGTCGCGCCTGAGCGTCTCTTCGGTTCTGCCGCCAATGTGGTCAGCGCCAAGAGGAACCGGCTGGCTCCCGCACACGTGGACGAGCAGGTGTTTCTGTATGAGAACGCCCGGAGTGGGGCGGAGGCAGAACCCGAGGACCAGGACGAGGGGGAGTGGGGCCTGGACCAGGAGCAGGTGTTCTCCTTGGGGGATGGCGTCAGCGGCGGTTTCTTTGGCATCAGGGACAGCAGCTTCCTGTAG